A single region of the Silene latifolia isolate original U9 population chromosome 8, ASM4854445v1, whole genome shotgun sequence genome encodes:
- the LOC141594623 gene encoding putative serine/threonine-protein kinase PBL7 yields the protein METPILHCYIHPSNIWLDENGNPKLSTYGVVRLYYPAKRNKFSVFMKGSYYYTQHDHRLTGKVTIEADIYGFGIFLLEIITGRKGCIIREDGVAEYLIDWVQPYLKDKQKLAEMVDSRLGGNFKEEELYEACNIAEMCLKKQPSDRPPMADLVTRMSPLAE from the exons ATGGAGACACCAATCCTTCACTGTTACATCCATCCATCTAATATTTGGCTTGATGAAAACGGCAATCCTAAGCTATCAACATATGGGGTAGTTAGATTGTATTATCCGGCTAAAAGAAACAAGTTTTCTGTCTTTATGAAAGGTTCGTATTACTATACGCAACATGATCATAGGTTGACTGGGAAGGTAACCATTGAGGCGGATATCTATGGTTTTGGTATATTTTTGTTAGAGATAATCACCGGAAGAAAAGGGTGCATCATTAGAGAAGATGGTGTGGCAGAATACTTGATTGATTGG GTACAACCATATCTCAAGGACAAACAGAAGTTGGCTGAGATGGTTGATTCAAGGCTTGGAGGAAACTTTAAAGAGGAAGAATTGTACGAAGCGTGTAACATTGCTGAGATGTGCCTTAAGAAGCAGCCCTCTGACAGACCTCCCATGGCCGATTTGGTCACAAGAATGAGTCCCCTTGCTGAATGA